The following coding sequences lie in one Lelliottia jeotgali genomic window:
- a CDS encoding Glyoxalase-bleomycin resistance protein-dioxygenase, with translation MKEVDVGFTHVAFVVRDLDKSIDFYHRYAGMDVVHKRKPDVPEARKVAWLSDRTRPFALVLVQADVVTDTPLGNFGHLGVACASIEEIDQKVEMARSEGVLRKEPVQAGDPVGYFVFFADPDGNTLELSYGQRVGLQASGAESESSR, from the coding sequence ATGAAAGAGGTGGATGTTGGTTTTACCCACGTGGCATTTGTCGTAAGGGATCTGGATAAGAGTATTGATTTCTATCACCGCTATGCGGGCATGGATGTTGTTCACAAACGAAAACCTGACGTCCCGGAGGCGCGCAAAGTTGCCTGGCTAAGCGATCGCACACGTCCGTTTGCCCTCGTTCTTGTCCAGGCCGATGTGGTGACCGATACCCCGTTGGGCAATTTTGGTCATCTTGGCGTCGCATGCGCCAGCATTGAGGAGATCGACCAAAAAGTGGAGATGGCACGTTCAGAGGGCGTGTTGCGCAAAGAGCCGGTTCAGGCTGGCGATCCCGTTGGCTACTTTGTCTTTTTCGCTGATCCTGACGGGAATACTCTAGAGCTATCCTACGGTCAAAGGGTTGGGCTTCAAGCCTCGGGTGCGGAGAGTGAATCCAGCCGTTAA
- a CDS encoding Protease VII (Omptin) precursor, protein MKKSRVAIMMMATFSGAVYAGAAQWTPDFSPDSLRVSASGGMLSGKSHEMVYDEVTGRKISQLDWKIKNVAILKGDISWDAYSFLTLNARGWTSLASGSGHMDDYDWMNENQSSWTDHSSHPATNVNYANEYDLNVKGWVFQNENYKAGVVAGYQETRFSWTATGGSYNYDNGTNTGNFPAGERGIGYSQRFSMPYIGLAGQYRFNDFEVNALFKFSDWVRAHDNDEHYMRDLTFREKTSNSRYYGASIDAGYYVTPHAKVFAEFAYSSYEEGKGGTQIIDNNSGESGSIGGDAAGISNKNYTLTAGLQYRF, encoded by the coding sequence ATGAAAAAAAGTCGCGTTGCAATAATGATGATGGCCACGTTTTCAGGCGCAGTTTATGCGGGTGCCGCGCAATGGACACCGGATTTTTCCCCAGACAGTTTACGTGTTTCAGCCTCCGGTGGGATGCTGAGTGGGAAATCTCATGAGATGGTTTATGACGAAGTAACAGGCCGAAAAATCAGCCAACTGGACTGGAAAATAAAAAATGTCGCCATTCTGAAAGGCGATATTTCCTGGGACGCGTACTCTTTCCTGACGCTGAACGCGCGCGGTTGGACGTCGTTGGCATCAGGCTCGGGACATATGGATGACTACGACTGGATGAACGAAAATCAGTCCTCATGGACAGACCACTCATCCCATCCGGCGACGAATGTCAATTATGCCAATGAATACGATCTCAATGTAAAAGGCTGGGTATTTCAGAACGAAAATTATAAAGCTGGGGTAGTCGCAGGTTATCAGGAAACACGTTTCAGCTGGACGGCTACCGGCGGCTCTTACAATTATGATAACGGCACTAATACGGGGAATTTCCCGGCAGGTGAACGGGGAATTGGTTATAGCCAGCGATTCTCTATGCCCTACATTGGCCTTGCGGGACAATATCGCTTTAATGACTTTGAAGTTAACGCGCTGTTTAAATTCAGCGATTGGGTCCGGGCACACGATAACGACGAGCACTATATGCGTGATCTGACCTTCCGTGAGAAAACGTCGAACTCACGCTATTACGGCGCTTCAATTGACGCGGGATATTACGTCACACCGCACGCCAAAGTCTTTGCCGAATTCGCCTATAGCAGCTATGAAGAAGGTAAAGGAGGCACTCAGATTATTGATAACAACAGTGGCGAATCAGGTTCCATTGGCGGAGATGCTGCGGGCATTTCTAACAAAAACTATACCCTTACCGCCGGTCTGCAATATCGTTTCTGA
- a CDS encoding DNA mismatch repair protein MutT, with product MRTRPSSRLLVLSPENHVLLFCFCHSDDALTGKTYWATPGGGLEHNESFEQAALRELQEETGLTRTSAGPQIASRNFTMMLPSGETVLAQERFFIIHTDKSDIDRSRWTSNEQKVIRDHRWWTLDELRQAHEIIFPLDLIISILEDPSAFKVST from the coding sequence GTGCGTACTCGTCCATCATCCCGGTTACTGGTCCTTTCGCCTGAAAATCACGTTTTGCTCTTTTGCTTCTGCCATAGCGATGATGCATTAACCGGAAAAACCTACTGGGCAACGCCAGGCGGCGGGCTTGAACACAATGAATCTTTTGAGCAGGCGGCTTTGCGCGAATTACAGGAAGAAACGGGTCTGACAAGAACATCGGCAGGACCGCAGATAGCGTCCAGAAACTTCACAATGATGCTCCCCAGCGGGGAAACGGTTCTTGCACAAGAGCGTTTCTTTATTATTCATACCGATAAATCAGATATTGACCGCTCAAGGTGGACTAGCAATGAACAGAAAGTCATTCGCGATCACCGCTGGTGGACACTCGACGAGCTAAGACAGGCGCATGAGATCATCTTCCCGCTCGATTTGATCATCAGCATCCTTGAAGACCCCTCAGCGTTTAAGGTATCGACATAA
- a CDS encoding Ketosteroid isomerase-like protein — MHSHPLRQIIESCDRSISAKDFDSLMENYAEDAALVVKPGLIVTGKENIRKAFIAISDYFQDQLIVEQGEMQVIEGGGNALVIMETVLRFPDGQGEESKPRGVQPMFSGRKRAVAGCVQLIIPMAPHF, encoded by the coding sequence ATGCACTCACATCCGCTACGCCAGATTATTGAATCCTGTGACAGGTCGATTTCTGCTAAAGACTTTGATTCTCTGATGGAGAATTACGCTGAGGATGCGGCTCTGGTGGTTAAACCAGGTTTGATCGTTACTGGCAAAGAAAATATCCGCAAAGCCTTTATCGCCATTTCTGATTACTTTCAGGATCAACTTATTGTTGAGCAAGGAGAGATGCAGGTTATTGAAGGCGGCGGCAATGCACTTGTTATCATGGAGACCGTCCTTCGTTTCCCTGATGGTCAGGGGGAAGAGTCGAAACCACGCGGCGTGCAACCTATGTTTTCCGGCAGGAAAAGAGCGGTCGCTGGCTGTGTACAATTGATAATTCCTATGGCACCTCACTTTTAG
- a CDS encoding oxidoreductase, with the protein MRLIVMLLSFALSTQVWAGELARPTGKVLLTLSGHIENTNEGGKAIFDLASLEKLGMVSFQTTSPWYNGRTTFTGISLQKLMDYVGAKGSVVKVTALNDYTTEIPLSDFKKYNVILALKINGEYMRIRDKGPLFVVYPYDSIPELNNQIYYSRSAWQVSRMAIE; encoded by the coding sequence ATGCGGTTAATTGTCATGCTGTTAAGTTTTGCGCTCTCTACTCAGGTCTGGGCGGGTGAACTTGCCAGACCTACCGGTAAAGTCCTTTTAACGCTGTCTGGTCATATCGAAAATACAAATGAGGGTGGTAAAGCCATTTTTGATCTCGCGAGCCTTGAGAAACTGGGCATGGTCAGCTTCCAGACGACTTCTCCCTGGTATAATGGCCGCACAACCTTTACGGGTATTTCACTACAAAAACTCATGGATTATGTCGGGGCGAAAGGGTCTGTTGTTAAGGTCACTGCGCTCAATGACTACACCACCGAAATCCCGCTCAGTGATTTTAAGAAATACAACGTCATCCTTGCTTTAAAAATCAACGGTGAATATATGCGTATCCGTGATAAAGGCCCGTTGTTTGTGGTTTACCCCTACGACAGCATACCTGAGCTGAATAATCAGATTTATTATTCAAGATCAGCCTGGCAGGTCAGCAGAATGGCTATTGAGTAA
- a CDS encoding D-glycero-D-manno-heptose 1-phosphate guanosyltransferase — MNRILAGIICFLFISTGYISFLVHERQQELQKLTHYAASWSAAQLVSEYYRFESLLGLYAIDETMTLDDVRMRLDIMLSQSDLMKQGDLSNYIESSKAHHALALQLEKTLDYLDVHLEKMNRSELQAYLQIMHTLDPQLARLSSGALDKDINSINDANLKIKTLYYIYSATSVLLIIMSAILGVLIFFQNRNILKAHLQVKSLAEALQESKEKLQVQNAKLEYDVYHDSLTEMNNRHFFWENLNETIESAVKSNNSVSVMLFDLDRFKEVNDTYGHDVGDMLLRQISQRLTSMGLSSDTLYRLGGDEFAFLSSGLTESRAISRAQNICDAINQPYTIYNTIINITTCVGIVISDTERRSDYLYKFADLALYEAKKEGAGKIKVFRQWMLDKLQESRTLEHDMALALVNKEFVVYYQPIVDSFSREVYSYEALIRWMHPLKGLLSPDSFIPVAEKTGMINEMGKSVLEMACREAASWAIPAKISVNVSPVQLSSKAFAGIVMSILNETGLPADRLELEVTESSLFTENNTPMNTLNRLRALGVKISIDDFGTGYSSLSRLSRLAFDKIKIDKSFVYAISTQQDAVNIIRLITGMAKSLNMKAVAEGVETQEQLESLQVLGCDFAQGYLFGKPQPHIDGKIRNG, encoded by the coding sequence ATGAACAGAATTCTGGCTGGCATCATTTGTTTCCTTTTTATATCCACCGGGTATATCTCTTTCCTTGTGCATGAAAGGCAACAAGAGTTACAGAAATTGACTCACTACGCCGCTTCGTGGTCTGCGGCACAGCTGGTATCAGAATATTACAGGTTCGAATCATTGCTTGGTCTTTACGCTATCGATGAGACGATGACGCTGGATGATGTGCGCATGCGTCTCGACATCATGCTCAGCCAGAGTGATTTGATGAAACAGGGTGATCTGAGTAATTACATCGAAAGTAGCAAAGCTCATCATGCACTGGCTTTACAGCTTGAAAAGACGCTTGATTATCTGGATGTTCACCTTGAGAAAATGAATCGCTCAGAACTCCAGGCATACCTGCAAATAATGCACACGCTCGATCCGCAACTGGCTCGTCTGTCGTCCGGTGCTTTAGACAAAGATATCAACTCGATTAATGACGCCAACCTCAAAATTAAAACCCTGTACTATATTTACTCAGCGACCTCGGTATTGCTGATAATAATGAGTGCGATACTGGGTGTGCTGATATTTTTCCAGAACAGAAATATTCTGAAGGCACATCTTCAGGTAAAGAGTCTTGCTGAAGCATTGCAGGAATCGAAAGAAAAACTGCAAGTCCAGAATGCCAAGCTGGAGTATGACGTCTACCATGACTCTCTAACAGAAATGAATAACCGCCATTTCTTCTGGGAGAATTTAAATGAAACCATTGAGAGCGCAGTAAAAAGCAATAATTCTGTGAGCGTGATGTTGTTTGATTTAGACCGTTTCAAAGAGGTCAATGATACGTATGGTCATGATGTCGGTGATATGTTATTACGCCAGATATCACAGCGTCTGACTTCGATGGGCCTTTCTTCTGACACGCTTTATCGTTTAGGCGGGGATGAATTTGCGTTTCTCTCAAGTGGCCTGACAGAGAGTCGTGCCATTTCACGAGCCCAAAATATATGTGATGCAATCAATCAGCCGTACACGATATATAACACGATTATTAATATCACCACCTGTGTCGGTATTGTCATCTCAGACACAGAACGCCGTTCCGACTATCTCTATAAATTTGCCGATCTGGCTCTGTATGAAGCCAAAAAAGAAGGGGCGGGTAAGATAAAAGTCTTCCGGCAATGGATGCTGGATAAGCTGCAAGAAAGCCGAACCCTCGAGCATGATATGGCGCTGGCTTTAGTGAATAAAGAATTCGTGGTTTATTATCAGCCTATTGTCGATTCTTTCAGCCGGGAAGTTTACAGCTATGAAGCCCTGATTCGTTGGATGCATCCTCTGAAGGGCCTTCTGTCGCCGGACAGTTTTATTCCTGTGGCTGAAAAAACAGGAATGATTAACGAGATGGGGAAATCGGTGCTTGAAATGGCCTGCCGGGAAGCCGCTTCCTGGGCTATTCCGGCTAAAATTTCCGTCAATGTTTCTCCTGTCCAGCTAAGCAGTAAAGCGTTTGCCGGAATAGTGATGTCCATTCTAAACGAAACGGGACTACCTGCTGATCGTCTTGAACTGGAAGTGACGGAATCATCTCTCTTTACTGAGAATAATACACCGATGAATACGCTTAACAGGCTGCGGGCTTTGGGGGTGAAAATCTCTATCGATGATTTTGGTACCGGCTATTCTTCTCTTTCGCGCCTCAGCAGGCTTGCCTTCGATAAAATCAAAATAGATAAGTCCTTTGTGTATGCCATATCGACACAGCAAGACGCCGTTAATATTATCAGGCTCATCACCGGCATGGCGAAATCACTCAATATGAAGGCCGTTGCGGAAGGTGTTGAAACACAGGAGCAGCTGGAAAGCCTTCAGGTGCTGGGCTGCGATTTCGCACAAGGCTATCTGTTTGGTAAACCTCAGCCCCATATAGATGGGAAAATCAGAAACGGTTAA
- a CDS encoding chloramphenicol acetyltransferase CAT gives MKKTTPEYTPVDLSRWARKEHFEVFQSFAQSTINQTVLVDITALLKHIKEVGWKFYPTIISLLSKIVNSHSEFRMAIKNNELVVWNEIHPSYTIFHNETETFSSIWSHYDGNIHHFQDAYSQDVARYGNNLSYWPKGESPENVFFVSSIPWVTFTSFNVNVAHMQNFFAPMFTFGKYYEQDGKILLPLAIQVHHSVCDGFHAARLFNELQAMCDDIQHLSKQFNA, from the coding sequence ATGAAAAAAACAACCCCAGAATATACCCCTGTTGACTTATCTCGTTGGGCAAGAAAAGAGCATTTTGAGGTATTTCAGTCATTTGCCCAGAGTACAATTAATCAAACTGTCCTGGTAGACATTACCGCACTTCTGAAACATATAAAGGAGGTGGGTTGGAAATTTTACCCTACTATTATTTCCCTCCTTTCAAAAATCGTAAACAGTCATTCAGAGTTCCGTATGGCCATAAAGAACAATGAGCTTGTCGTATGGAATGAAATTCATCCAAGCTATACCATTTTCCATAATGAAACGGAGACCTTCTCTTCAATATGGAGTCACTACGATGGCAACATTCATCACTTCCAGGACGCTTATTCACAAGACGTTGCACGCTATGGTAATAACCTTTCTTATTGGCCTAAGGGAGAGTCTCCGGAAAATGTATTTTTCGTATCGTCTATTCCGTGGGTAACTTTTACCAGTTTTAATGTCAACGTTGCTCACATGCAGAACTTCTTCGCTCCCATGTTTACGTTTGGAAAATACTATGAACAGGATGGAAAAATATTGTTGCCTCTCGCCATTCAGGTACATCATTCCGTATGCGATGGTTTCCATGCGGCAAGACTGTTCAATGAATTACAAGCGATGTGCGATGACATACAGCACCTTTCAAAGCAATTTAATGCCTGA
- a CDS encoding enamine deaminase produces MGHVIRKNYSELGDVKAPYVHSVKHGNTLYISGLTAFGTVAQHEGIAEQAEEIFSQINKIVSVEGTDFSALIKVTLFVTSFEEIDELRKVLYRHYGDHLPASSLVEVSRLFSPDLHIEIEAIFGL; encoded by the coding sequence ATGGGTCATGTAATAAGAAAGAATTATTCTGAGTTAGGTGATGTCAAAGCGCCGTACGTCCATTCCGTCAAGCATGGCAACACGCTCTACATTTCCGGACTCACTGCGTTTGGGACGGTGGCTCAACATGAAGGCATTGCTGAACAGGCGGAAGAAATATTCAGCCAAATCAATAAAATAGTCAGCGTTGAGGGCACTGATTTTTCAGCGCTTATCAAAGTTACCCTGTTCGTGACCTCATTCGAGGAGATCGACGAACTTCGCAAAGTGCTGTATCGACATTACGGCGATCACTTGCCTGCCAGCTCGCTCGTGGAAGTCAGCCGTCTTTTCTCACCTGATCTTCACATTGAAATTGAAGCGATCTTCGGTCTTTGA
- a CDS encoding Glutathione peroxidase family protein, which yields MITFHQLKATRLRGQPISMADYAGKLVLVVNTASHCGFTPQYAGLEMLYKKYAPQGLVVLGFPCNQFGKQEPGDADAIAQTCHINYGVSFPMFEKVEVNGAATHPLFRYLKDELPGVLGGRIKWNFTKFLIGRDGKPLKRFAPFTTPEKMEAAIVAALEI from the coding sequence ATGATCACCTTTCATCAACTGAAGGCCACCCGTCTGCGCGGCCAGCCCATCTCTATGGCTGACTACGCGGGTAAACTGGTTCTGGTGGTGAATACCGCCAGCCATTGTGGCTTCACGCCTCAATACGCGGGCCTGGAAATGCTCTACAAGAAGTATGCCCCCCAGGGGCTGGTGGTGCTTGGTTTCCCCTGCAACCAGTTCGGTAAGCAGGAACCCGGAGACGCCGACGCCATCGCGCAGACTTGCCACATCAACTACGGTGTGAGCTTCCCGATGTTCGAGAAAGTGGAGGTCAACGGCGCCGCTACCCATCCGCTATTTCGTTACCTGAAAGACGAATTGCCCGGCGTGCTGGGTGGACGGATTAAATGGAACTTCACTAAGTTCCTGATCGGGCGCGACGGCAAGCCGCTCAAGCGTTTTGCACCGTTCACCACCCCAGAGAAAATGGAAGCCGCCATCGTTGCAGCGCTTGAAATCTAA
- a CDS encoding carboxyvinyl-carboxyphosphonate phosphorylmutase has protein sequence MNFAELHHQNTQLLLANVWDATSARAAEQAGYPALGTSSAAIAAMLGYADGEGMSFDELFYIVSRIKSATGLPLSVDIEAGFGESAKEIAGNLKRLSTLGIVGVNLEDSRVVNGVRQLDDASVFAEKLKAIRGELTDMFINVRSDPYLVGHGQALQETLTRGRMYQEAGADGFFIPCLTSELDIATISREIALPLNVMCMPDLPDFRTLTKLGIKRISMGNFVHASVQATLEKTLKTIASQQSFAGVFLTCKQLTGAAPTEQRQQFELQLDTPGSDFQRVVWQGLRAVPYGETAHYQALAEQIDKPNAVRAVAAANGANRVAIVIPCHRIIGKDGTMTGYGGGIARKEWLINHEKFNAIAYEDSCPPAAPSTASTR, from the coding sequence ATGAACTTCGCTGAACTTCACCACCAGAACACACAATTACTTCTCGCTAACGTCTGGGATGCCACCAGCGCTCGCGCGGCGGAGCAGGCGGGTTATCCGGCGCTGGGGACATCAAGTGCCGCCATTGCTGCAATGCTGGGTTACGCGGACGGAGAAGGTATGTCGTTTGACGAGTTGTTCTATATCGTCTCGCGGATTAAGTCAGCGACCGGTTTACCATTAAGCGTTGATATCGAAGCCGGTTTTGGCGAGAGCGCAAAGGAGATTGCCGGGAATCTTAAGCGTCTATCAACGTTGGGCATTGTCGGGGTAAACCTGGAAGACAGCAGAGTGGTTAACGGTGTTCGACAACTCGACGACGCAAGTGTATTTGCCGAGAAGCTAAAAGCGATTCGGGGTGAACTGACTGATATGTTTATCAATGTTCGCAGCGATCCGTATCTTGTGGGTCACGGGCAGGCATTACAGGAAACCCTCACTCGTGGACGGATGTATCAAGAGGCGGGGGCAGACGGATTTTTTATTCCCTGTCTGACGTCTGAGCTGGATATAGCGACCATTTCCAGAGAGATCGCGTTGCCGCTCAACGTCATGTGTATGCCCGATCTTCCCGACTTTCGCACTCTGACTAAACTCGGTATAAAGCGCATATCGATGGGGAATTTTGTACATGCGTCCGTTCAGGCGACGCTGGAAAAGACCTTAAAAACGATCGCATCGCAACAGTCCTTTGCCGGAGTCTTCCTCACCTGCAAACAACTGACTGGCGCTGCGCCAACGGAACAGCGCCAGCAGTTTGAGCTTCAGCTTGATACGCCGGGGAGTGATTTCCAGCGTGTGGTCTGGCAGGGATTACGCGCCGTTCCTTACGGGGAAACGGCGCACTATCAGGCGCTTGCGGAACAGATTGATAAGCCCAATGCCGTACGCGCTGTGGCTGCCGCCAATGGTGCAAACCGGGTGGCTATCGTCATTCCGTGCCACCGAATTATCGGTAAAGACGGCACGATGACCGGCTACGGTGGCGGCATTGCGCGTAAAGAGTGGCTTATTAATCATGAAAAATTTAATGCAATCGCTTATGAAGACTCATGCCCACCAGCAGCGCCGAGCACAGCATCAACGCGATAA
- a CDS encoding Arabinose efflux permease produces MSRTSTVDIAPASDIDDLPAAPTPAQFIKRGTSQFMRVTLALFSAGLATFALLYCVQPILPVLSHEFGVSPASSSISLSISTGMLAVGLLFTGPLSDAIGRKPVMVTALLLASVCTLLSTMMTSWHGILVMRALIGLSLSGVAAVGMTYLSEEIHPSFVAFSMGLYISGNSIGGMSGRLLSGVFTDLFNWRIALAVIGCFALASALMFWRILPESRHFRPTSLRPKTLFINFRLHWRDQGLPRLFLMGFLLMGSFVTLFNYIGYRLMLSPWHLSQAFVGLLSVAYLTGTWSSPKAGAMTARFGRGPVMLVSTGVMLAGLLLTLLSPLWVIFAGMLLFSAGFFAAHSVASSWIGPRARRAKGQASSLYLFSYYLGSSIAGTLGGVFWHNYGWNGVGGFIALMLCSALLVGMSLHKRLH; encoded by the coding sequence GTGAGTCGTACATCTACCGTTGATATCGCCCCGGCAAGCGACATCGATGATTTACCCGCAGCACCCACGCCAGCCCAGTTTATTAAACGCGGTACTTCCCAGTTTATGCGCGTTACTCTCGCGCTATTTTCCGCAGGCCTCGCGACCTTCGCCCTGCTGTACTGCGTGCAGCCGATCCTCCCGGTTCTTTCTCATGAGTTTGGCGTATCGCCTGCCAGCAGCAGTATTTCCCTGTCGATCTCAACCGGGATGCTGGCGGTTGGTTTGCTGTTTACCGGCCCGCTTTCCGACGCCATTGGCCGCAAACCGGTGATGGTCACGGCGCTGTTGCTCGCCTCGGTCTGCACGCTGCTGTCGACGATGATGACCAGCTGGCACGGGATTCTGGTGATGCGTGCTCTGATTGGGCTGTCGCTAAGCGGCGTGGCGGCGGTCGGGATGACCTATCTGAGCGAAGAGATCCACCCAAGTTTTGTCGCGTTTTCGATGGGACTGTATATTAGCGGTAACTCGATTGGCGGCATGAGTGGACGCTTGCTGAGCGGTGTCTTCACCGATCTTTTCAACTGGCGCATCGCGCTGGCCGTGATCGGCTGCTTCGCCCTCGCCTCGGCGCTGATGTTCTGGCGTATCCTGCCCGAGTCCCGCCATTTCCGCCCCACGTCGCTGCGGCCCAAAACGCTGTTTATCAACTTCCGCCTGCACTGGCGCGACCAGGGGCTACCGCGCCTGTTCCTGATGGGCTTCCTGCTGATGGGATCGTTCGTCACGCTGTTTAACTACATTGGCTATCGACTGATGCTTTCCCCGTGGCATCTCAGCCAGGCGTTTGTCGGCCTGCTGTCCGTGGCTTATCTCACCGGGACCTGGAGTTCGCCGAAAGCCGGTGCGATGACCGCGCGGTTCGGTCGCGGGCCGGTGATGCTGGTCTCGACCGGCGTGATGCTGGCGGGATTACTGCTAACGCTGCTCTCGCCGCTGTGGGTGATTTTCGCCGGGATGCTGCTTTTCTCCGCAGGCTTTTTCGCCGCGCACTCCGTCGCCAGCAGCTGGATTGGCCCGCGCGCCCGTCGCGCCAAAGGCCAGGCCTCTTCGCTGTATTTGTTCAGCTACTATCTGGGCTCCAGCATCGCCGGGACGCTCGGCGGCGTGTTCTGGCATAACTACGGCTGGAATGGCGTCGGTGGGTTTATCGCGTTGATGCTGTGCTCGGCGCTGCTGGTGGGCATGAGTCTTCATAAGCGATTGCATTAA
- a CDS encoding LysR family transcriptional regulator YnfL, translated as MNIELRHLRYFIAVAEELHFGRAAARLNISQPPLSQQIQILEQQVGARLLARTNRSVSLTEAGRQFLADSRHILSLVEDAAARAERLHLGETGELRIGFTSSAPFISAVSDTLSSFRRHYPDVHIQTREINTREQIVPLNEGSLDLGLMRNTHLPDTLAWEVILREPLLAMIPRDHPLSSQASVTLSELAQQPFVFFDPHVGTGLYDDILGLMRRYGLAPVITQEVGEAMTIIGLVAAGLGVSILPASFKRVQLSEMRWVAIAEEDAVSEMWLVWPKHHEQSNAAQRFKNQLIAASKRPITV; from the coding sequence ATGAATATCGAGCTGCGCCATTTACGTTATTTTATCGCCGTTGCCGAAGAGCTGCATTTTGGACGAGCGGCGGCGCGCCTCAACATCTCCCAGCCGCCGTTGAGCCAGCAGATCCAAATCCTTGAGCAGCAGGTGGGCGCTCGCCTGCTAGCCCGCACTAACCGCAGCGTGAGCCTGACGGAAGCGGGGAGGCAGTTTCTGGCCGACAGCCGACATATTCTGAGCCTCGTCGAGGATGCCGCGGCCCGTGCCGAACGATTGCATCTGGGCGAAACGGGTGAACTGCGCATCGGGTTTACCTCGTCGGCCCCGTTTATCAGTGCGGTGTCGGACACGCTGTCGTCGTTTCGTCGCCATTACCCTGACGTGCATATTCAGACGCGGGAGATCAACACCCGTGAGCAAATCGTCCCGCTCAATGAGGGTTCGCTCGATTTAGGGCTGATGCGCAACACCCATTTGCCCGATACGCTGGCCTGGGAGGTTATCCTGCGCGAACCGCTGCTAGCGATGATCCCTCGCGATCATCCGCTGTCTTCGCAGGCGTCGGTCACGCTTTCGGAACTGGCCCAGCAGCCGTTTGTCTTTTTTGATCCGCACGTGGGAACCGGATTGTATGATGATATCCTGGGCCTGATGCGTCGCTACGGGCTGGCCCCGGTCATCACCCAGGAGGTCGGCGAGGCGATGACGATTATCGGCCTGGTGGCGGCAGGGCTGGGGGTGTCGATTCTTCCGGCGTCATTTAAACGCGTGCAGCTCAGCGAAATGCGCTGGGTGGCGATTGCCGAAGAAGATGCGGTCTCGGAAATGTGGCTGGTATGGCCGAAACATCATGAACAAAGCAATGCGGCACAGCGTTTCAAAAACCAGCTAATTGCAGCCTCAAAGCGACCAATAACGGTCTGA